One stretch of Daphnia pulicaria isolate SC F1-1A chromosome 6, SC_F0-13Bv2, whole genome shotgun sequence DNA includes these proteins:
- the LOC124342588 gene encoding uncharacterized protein LOC124342588 isoform X3, with product MKMAMFPIRWILIFLAFAVRCNCQSENLGASSWAKLQISPDTLSSMEYGNFLIEIYEHANNHKITTTAGDKKYFYSPIALLDHKSAVSKFNKVTKQSEMRFRIEMWNDKVQSEVVKHLKEIVGQEILTNKVRVIPLEKVILTSKRPTVDYSLYPEWTNYDKSKTLWFSLLCYDQEVCDELAEEMQSDPTQFDHLKLLYSLSSQTSQTKQTTITIDSVTSGQMVTSLLQKFGDKKEVFLTANDEKKMLTETATNIRMDTFDDSEVGSPDTESHILNILKDLLITSRMTIKEPSEKMWDSVFWNEDNYRPDKTTKTLNEIINKLDMETQKKLADMFQKAEKQSEIIEKLASSNKDAEKSQEEQTRRVNQSKDANLNETSRSKATEEEQFSRNQIADGNSKTNEVDTEVSGQGYGFSGSAKVGVENSNSQNTERQSEMSENAKKSLNRYARNLENKERMQHKYDSNSWADVDRISSAISEKLANNSDSSRRDEILKEDVEKLLQESRGHVQWDGDKFVPKPMQLSRINLGKFRDSQSFQDRNVRVRYTNAELSAPIKFVEHAELTVTDEWNHLKDELKDMRELLNTTLMNLAKTNTELSVVRSVVNNQLEAITGTKQELLKSKSELEKTREDFNMTIYDVSLKLNATEKELNEMKISVENLSMEFKENSQWFSDQKGTESNLREELKGQLETITTDLATTRTDLSSTNSAVVYLIAKLKARTSEIVDIGSMPTNCKDLDRMGHQLSGFFLVKGSEKMEIVYCDFYPNENDLQKLIGYADVKSAPIYFYVQKNVSFDTYGTPIPFDFARVNQGNAMNLTSGTFTAPLPGIYFFSFGGMAQFSSSNSSAYLEVALHLNGEKIGFALVEEENVVSHQYSQLTLQSTLNLKKDDRVWVEITSIRNSFLLNNQKHYTYITCFMLEEEIVGSL from the exons atgaaaatggCCATGTTTCCGATTAGGTGGATCCTCAtctttttggcttttgccGTTCGCTGTAATTGCCAATCAGAAAACTTGGGTGCTTCTTCTTGGGCGAAACTGCAAATCTCACCGGATACGTTAAGTTCCATGGAATATGGCAATTTCCTCATTGAAATTTACGAACATGCTAATAATCACAAGATAACGACAACTGCCGGcgacaaaaaatatttctactctCCCATTGCGCTACTGGACCACAAAAGTGCCGTTAGTAAATTCAACAAGGTGACGAAGCAATCAGAAATGAGATTCCGCATTGAAATGTGGAACGACAAAGTTCAAAGTGAAGTTGTGAAACATTTGAAGGAAATCGTCGGCCAAGAAATTTTAACCAATAAAGTGAGAGTCATTCCCTTGGAGAAGGTCATTCTCACCAGCAAAAGACCTACAGTGGATTATTCGCTTTATCCTGAGTGGACGAATTATGACAAGAGCAAGACCCTGTGGTTTTCTTTGTTGTGTTACGACCAAGAAGTCTGCGACGAACTGGCCGAAGAAATGCAATCCGATCCAACCCAATTCGACCATTTAAAACTCCTCTACAGTTTGTCGTCGCAGACGTCACAAACCAAACAGACGACCATCACCATCGACAGCGTCACTTCCGGTCAAATGGTCACTAGTCTTTTACAGAAATTTggagacaaaaaagaagtttttctTACGGCCAATGACGAGAAGAAAATGCTGACGGAAACGGCCACCAACATCCGAATGGACACATTCGACGACTCCGAGGTCGGATCTCCGGACACGGAGTCTcatattttgaatattttaaaggATTTGCTGATCACTTCCAGGATGACCATCAAAGAACCAAGTGAAAAGATGTGGGACTCTGTTTTCTGGAATGAGGACAATTACCGACCGGACAAAACGACGAAAACTTTGAATGAAATTATTAACAAACTGGACATGGAAACTCAAAAGAAACTAGCAGATATGTTTCAAAAAGCGGAGAAGCAATCGGAAATAATCGAAAAATTGGCTTCGAGTAATAAAGACGCGGAGAAAAGTCAAGAGGAACAAACTCGTCGCGTAAATCAATCGAAAGATGCGAATCTAAATGAAACGAGTAGATCAAAAGCAACAGAAGAAGAGCAATTTAGCCGCAATCAAATTGCAGATGGCAATTCTAAAACCAACGAAGTTGACACGGAAGTCAGTGGGCAAGGGTACGGATTTAGTGGTAGCGCCAAAGTCGGAGTAGAAAATAGTAACTCGCAGAATACCGAACGACAGAGCGAGATGAGTGAAAATGCAAAGAAAAGTTTGAATAGATACGCCAGAAATTtagagaataaagaaagaatgCAACACAAATACGACTCAAACAGTTGGGCTGACGTGGACAGAATCAGTTCGGCGATTTCAGAAAAATTAGCTAACAATTCCGATAGTTCCCGGCGGgatgaaattttgaaagaagacGTGGAAAAGCTATTACAAGAAAGCAGAGGTCACGTCCAATGGGACGGAGATAAATTTGTACCGAAACCTATGCAACTAAGCAGAATCAATTTGGGCAAATTTCGTGACTCTCAATCGTTTCAGGATCGCAATGTTCGTGTCCGTTACACGAACGCAGAACTGTCGGCGCCTATTAAATTTGTGGAACACGCAGAATTGACCGTCACTGATGAATGGAACCATTTAAAGGACGAACTGAAAG ACATGAGAGAACTCTTAAACACAACTCTGATGAACTTGGCGAAAACAAATACGGAACTGAGTGTTGTGAGAAGTGTTGTAAATAATCAATTAGAAg cgaTTACAGGTACTAAACAGGAGTTGTTGAAATCGAAATCTGAATTAGAAAAAACGAGGGAAGATTTCAACATGACCATCTATGATgtatcattaaaattaaatg cgactgaaaaagaattgaatgaaatgaagATCAGCGTCGAAAACTTGTCTATGGAATTTAAAG AAAATTCGCAATGGTTTAGCGATCAAAAAGGCACCGAATCCAATCTGAGAGAAGAACTGAAAG GTCAACTGGAAACTATAACAACTGATTTGGCCACAACGAGAACGGATTTGAGCAGCACGAATTCCGCCGTCGTATATTTGATAGCAAAATTAAAAG CCCGAACGAGTGAAATAGTAGATATTGGTTCAATGCCAACCAACTGCAAAGATCTGGATCGAATGGGACATCAATTGAGCGGATTCTTTTTGGTGAAGGGATCGGAAAAGATGGAAATTGTGTACTGTGATTTTTATCCAAATGAAAATG ATTTGCAGAAATTGATCGGATACGCCGATGTCAAATCGGCGCCAATCTATTTCTAcgtccaaaaaaatgtttcatttgacACATACGGAACTCCAATTCCGTTTGATTTTGCTCGAGTGAACCAAGGAAATGCCATGAATTTGACATCAGGGACATTTACGGCACCACtaccgggaatttatttcttctcattCGGGGGAATGGCACAATTTTCATCTTCTAATTCTTCTGCTTACTTAGAAGTTGCTCTGCATTTAAATGGGGAGAAAATCGGATTTGCTTTGGTTGAAGAGGAAAATGTCGTCAGTCATCAATATAGTCAGTTAACCCTTCAATCGACCCTGAACTTAAAAAAAGACGATCGAGTCTGGGTGGAGATTACTTCCATAAGGAACTCATTTCTGTTGAACAACCAAAAACATTACACCTATATCACctgtttcatgttggaggaagAAATTGTCGGATCCCTTTGA
- the LOC124342588 gene encoding uncharacterized protein LOC124342588 isoform X5 encodes MEYGNFLIEIYEHANNHKITTTAGDKKYFYSPIALLDHKSAVSKFNKVTKQSEMRFRIEMWNDKVQSEVVKHLKEIVGQEILTNKVRVIPLEKVILTSKRPTVDYSLYPEWTNYDKSKTLWFSLLCYDQEVCDELAEEMQSDPTQFDHLKLLYSLSSQTSQTKQTTITIDSVTSGQMVTSLLQKFGDKKEVFLTANDEKKMLTETATNIRMDTFDDSEVGSPDTESHILNILKDLLITSRMTIKEPSEKMWDSVFWNEDNYRPDKTTKTLNEIINKLDMETQKKLADMFQKAEKQSEIIEKLASSNKDAEKSQEEQTRRVNQSKDANLNETSRSKATEEEQFSRNQIADGNSKTNEVDTEVSGQGYGFSGSAKVGVENSNSQNTERQSEMSENAKKSLNRYARNLENKERMQHKYDSNSWADVDRISSAISEKLANNSDSSRRDEILKEDVEKLLQESRGHVQWDGDKFVPKPMQLSRINLGKFRDSQSFQDRNVRVRYTNAELSAPIKFVEHAELTVTDEWNHLKDELKDMRELLNTTLMNLAKTNTELSVVRSVVNNQLEAITGTKQELLKSKSELEKTREDFNMTIYDVSLKLNATEKELNEMKISVENLSMEFKENSQWFSDQKGTESNLREELKATSGQLETITTDLATTRTDLSSTNSAVVYLIAKLKARTSEIVDIGSMPTNCKDLDRMGHQLSGFFLVKGSEKMEIVYCDFYPNENDLQKLIGYADVKSAPIYFYVQKNVSFDTYGTPIPFDFARVNQGNAMNLTSGTFTAPLPGIYFFSFGGMAQFSSSNSSAYLEVALHLNGEKIGFALVEEENVVSHQYSQLTLQSTLNLKKDDRVWVEITSIRNSFLLNNQKHYTYITCFMLEEEIVGSL; translated from the exons ATGGAATATGGCAATTTCCTCATTGAAATTTACGAACATGCTAATAATCACAAGATAACGACAACTGCCGGcgacaaaaaatatttctactctCCCATTGCGCTACTGGACCACAAAAGTGCCGTTAGTAAATTCAACAAGGTGACGAAGCAATCAGAAATGAGATTCCGCATTGAAATGTGGAACGACAAAGTTCAAAGTGAAGTTGTGAAACATTTGAAGGAAATCGTCGGCCAAGAAATTTTAACCAATAAAGTGAGAGTCATTCCCTTGGAGAAGGTCATTCTCACCAGCAAAAGACCTACAGTGGATTATTCGCTTTATCCTGAGTGGACGAATTATGACAAGAGCAAGACCCTGTGGTTTTCTTTGTTGTGTTACGACCAAGAAGTCTGCGACGAACTGGCCGAAGAAATGCAATCCGATCCAACCCAATTCGACCATTTAAAACTCCTCTACAGTTTGTCGTCGCAGACGTCACAAACCAAACAGACGACCATCACCATCGACAGCGTCACTTCCGGTCAAATGGTCACTAGTCTTTTACAGAAATTTggagacaaaaaagaagtttttctTACGGCCAATGACGAGAAGAAAATGCTGACGGAAACGGCCACCAACATCCGAATGGACACATTCGACGACTCCGAGGTCGGATCTCCGGACACGGAGTCTcatattttgaatattttaaaggATTTGCTGATCACTTCCAGGATGACCATCAAAGAACCAAGTGAAAAGATGTGGGACTCTGTTTTCTGGAATGAGGACAATTACCGACCGGACAAAACGACGAAAACTTTGAATGAAATTATTAACAAACTGGACATGGAAACTCAAAAGAAACTAGCAGATATGTTTCAAAAAGCGGAGAAGCAATCGGAAATAATCGAAAAATTGGCTTCGAGTAATAAAGACGCGGAGAAAAGTCAAGAGGAACAAACTCGTCGCGTAAATCAATCGAAAGATGCGAATCTAAATGAAACGAGTAGATCAAAAGCAACAGAAGAAGAGCAATTTAGCCGCAATCAAATTGCAGATGGCAATTCTAAAACCAACGAAGTTGACACGGAAGTCAGTGGGCAAGGGTACGGATTTAGTGGTAGCGCCAAAGTCGGAGTAGAAAATAGTAACTCGCAGAATACCGAACGACAGAGCGAGATGAGTGAAAATGCAAAGAAAAGTTTGAATAGATACGCCAGAAATTtagagaataaagaaagaatgCAACACAAATACGACTCAAACAGTTGGGCTGACGTGGACAGAATCAGTTCGGCGATTTCAGAAAAATTAGCTAACAATTCCGATAGTTCCCGGCGGgatgaaattttgaaagaagacGTGGAAAAGCTATTACAAGAAAGCAGAGGTCACGTCCAATGGGACGGAGATAAATTTGTACCGAAACCTATGCAACTAAGCAGAATCAATTTGGGCAAATTTCGTGACTCTCAATCGTTTCAGGATCGCAATGTTCGTGTCCGTTACACGAACGCAGAACTGTCGGCGCCTATTAAATTTGTGGAACACGCAGAATTGACCGTCACTGATGAATGGAACCATTTAAAGGACGAACTGAAAG ACATGAGAGAACTCTTAAACACAACTCTGATGAACTTGGCGAAAACAAATACGGAACTGAGTGTTGTGAGAAGTGTTGTAAATAATCAATTAGAAg cgaTTACAGGTACTAAACAGGAGTTGTTGAAATCGAAATCTGAATTAGAAAAAACGAGGGAAGATTTCAACATGACCATCTATGATgtatcattaaaattaaatg cgactgaaaaagaattgaatgaaatgaagATCAGCGTCGAAAACTTGTCTATGGAATTTAAAG AAAATTCGCAATGGTTTAGCGATCAAAAAGGCACCGAATCCAATCTGAGAGAAGAACTGAAAG CAACTTCAGGTCAACTGGAAACTATAACAACTGATTTGGCCACAACGAGAACGGATTTGAGCAGCACGAATTCCGCCGTCGTATATTTGATAGCAAAATTAAAAG CCCGAACGAGTGAAATAGTAGATATTGGTTCAATGCCAACCAACTGCAAAGATCTGGATCGAATGGGACATCAATTGAGCGGATTCTTTTTGGTGAAGGGATCGGAAAAGATGGAAATTGTGTACTGTGATTTTTATCCAAATGAAAATG ATTTGCAGAAATTGATCGGATACGCCGATGTCAAATCGGCGCCAATCTATTTCTAcgtccaaaaaaatgtttcatttgacACATACGGAACTCCAATTCCGTTTGATTTTGCTCGAGTGAACCAAGGAAATGCCATGAATTTGACATCAGGGACATTTACGGCACCACtaccgggaatttatttcttctcattCGGGGGAATGGCACAATTTTCATCTTCTAATTCTTCTGCTTACTTAGAAGTTGCTCTGCATTTAAATGGGGAGAAAATCGGATTTGCTTTGGTTGAAGAGGAAAATGTCGTCAGTCATCAATATAGTCAGTTAACCCTTCAATCGACCCTGAACTTAAAAAAAGACGATCGAGTCTGGGTGGAGATTACTTCCATAAGGAACTCATTTCTGTTGAACAACCAAAAACATTACACCTATATCACctgtttcatgttggaggaagAAATTGTCGGATCCCTTTGA
- the LOC124342588 gene encoding uncharacterized protein LOC124342588 isoform X4, producing the protein MRSKWWILIFLAFAVRCNCQSENLGASSWAKLQISPDTLSSMEYGNFLIEIYEHANNHKITTTAGDKKYFYSPIALLDHKSAVSKFNKVTKQSEMRFRIEMWNDKVQSEVVKHLKEIVGQEILTNKVRVIPLEKVILTSKRPTVDYSLYPEWTNYDKSKTLWFSLLCYDQEVCDELAEEMQSDPTQFDHLKLLYSLSSQTSQTKQTTITIDSVTSGQMVTSLLQKFGDKKEVFLTANDEKKMLTETATNIRMDTFDDSEVGSPDTESHILNILKDLLITSRMTIKEPSEKMWDSVFWNEDNYRPDKTTKTLNEIINKLDMETQKKLADMFQKAEKQSEIIEKLASSNKDAEKSQEEQTRRVNQSKDANLNETSRSKATEEEQFSRNQIADGNSKTNEVDTEVSGQGYGFSGSAKVGVENSNSQNTERQSEMSENAKKSLNRYARNLENKERMQHKYDSNSWADVDRISSAISEKLANNSDSSRRDEILKEDVEKLLQESRGHVQWDGDKFVPKPMQLSRINLGKFRDSQSFQDRNVRVRYTNAELSAPIKFVEHAELTVTDEWNHLKDELKDMRELLNTTLMNLAKTNTELSVVRSVVNNQLEAITGTKQELLKSKSELEKTREDFNMTIYDVSLKLNATEKELNEMKISVENLSMEFKENSQWFSDQKGTESNLREELKATSGQLETITTDLATTRTDLSSTNSAVVYLIAKLKARTSEIVDIGSMPTNCKDLDRMGHQLSGFFLVKGSEKMEIVYCDFYPNENDLQKLIGYADVKSAPIYFYVQKNVSFDTYGTPIPFDFARVNQGNAMNLTSGTFTAPLPGIYFFSFGGMAQFSSSNSSAYLEVALHLNGEKIGFALVEEENVVSHQYSQLTLQSTLNLKKDDRVWVEITSIRNSFLLNNQKHYTYITCFMLEEEIVGSL; encoded by the exons ATGCGTAGTAAGTG GTGGATCCTCAtctttttggcttttgccGTTCGCTGTAATTGCCAATCAGAAAACTTGGGTGCTTCTTCTTGGGCGAAACTGCAAATCTCACCGGATACGTTAAGTTCCATGGAATATGGCAATTTCCTCATTGAAATTTACGAACATGCTAATAATCACAAGATAACGACAACTGCCGGcgacaaaaaatatttctactctCCCATTGCGCTACTGGACCACAAAAGTGCCGTTAGTAAATTCAACAAGGTGACGAAGCAATCAGAAATGAGATTCCGCATTGAAATGTGGAACGACAAAGTTCAAAGTGAAGTTGTGAAACATTTGAAGGAAATCGTCGGCCAAGAAATTTTAACCAATAAAGTGAGAGTCATTCCCTTGGAGAAGGTCATTCTCACCAGCAAAAGACCTACAGTGGATTATTCGCTTTATCCTGAGTGGACGAATTATGACAAGAGCAAGACCCTGTGGTTTTCTTTGTTGTGTTACGACCAAGAAGTCTGCGACGAACTGGCCGAAGAAATGCAATCCGATCCAACCCAATTCGACCATTTAAAACTCCTCTACAGTTTGTCGTCGCAGACGTCACAAACCAAACAGACGACCATCACCATCGACAGCGTCACTTCCGGTCAAATGGTCACTAGTCTTTTACAGAAATTTggagacaaaaaagaagtttttctTACGGCCAATGACGAGAAGAAAATGCTGACGGAAACGGCCACCAACATCCGAATGGACACATTCGACGACTCCGAGGTCGGATCTCCGGACACGGAGTCTcatattttgaatattttaaaggATTTGCTGATCACTTCCAGGATGACCATCAAAGAACCAAGTGAAAAGATGTGGGACTCTGTTTTCTGGAATGAGGACAATTACCGACCGGACAAAACGACGAAAACTTTGAATGAAATTATTAACAAACTGGACATGGAAACTCAAAAGAAACTAGCAGATATGTTTCAAAAAGCGGAGAAGCAATCGGAAATAATCGAAAAATTGGCTTCGAGTAATAAAGACGCGGAGAAAAGTCAAGAGGAACAAACTCGTCGCGTAAATCAATCGAAAGATGCGAATCTAAATGAAACGAGTAGATCAAAAGCAACAGAAGAAGAGCAATTTAGCCGCAATCAAATTGCAGATGGCAATTCTAAAACCAACGAAGTTGACACGGAAGTCAGTGGGCAAGGGTACGGATTTAGTGGTAGCGCCAAAGTCGGAGTAGAAAATAGTAACTCGCAGAATACCGAACGACAGAGCGAGATGAGTGAAAATGCAAAGAAAAGTTTGAATAGATACGCCAGAAATTtagagaataaagaaagaatgCAACACAAATACGACTCAAACAGTTGGGCTGACGTGGACAGAATCAGTTCGGCGATTTCAGAAAAATTAGCTAACAATTCCGATAGTTCCCGGCGGgatgaaattttgaaagaagacGTGGAAAAGCTATTACAAGAAAGCAGAGGTCACGTCCAATGGGACGGAGATAAATTTGTACCGAAACCTATGCAACTAAGCAGAATCAATTTGGGCAAATTTCGTGACTCTCAATCGTTTCAGGATCGCAATGTTCGTGTCCGTTACACGAACGCAGAACTGTCGGCGCCTATTAAATTTGTGGAACACGCAGAATTGACCGTCACTGATGAATGGAACCATTTAAAGGACGAACTGAAAG ACATGAGAGAACTCTTAAACACAACTCTGATGAACTTGGCGAAAACAAATACGGAACTGAGTGTTGTGAGAAGTGTTGTAAATAATCAATTAGAAg cgaTTACAGGTACTAAACAGGAGTTGTTGAAATCGAAATCTGAATTAGAAAAAACGAGGGAAGATTTCAACATGACCATCTATGATgtatcattaaaattaaatg cgactgaaaaagaattgaatgaaatgaagATCAGCGTCGAAAACTTGTCTATGGAATTTAAAG AAAATTCGCAATGGTTTAGCGATCAAAAAGGCACCGAATCCAATCTGAGAGAAGAACTGAAAG CAACTTCAGGTCAACTGGAAACTATAACAACTGATTTGGCCACAACGAGAACGGATTTGAGCAGCACGAATTCCGCCGTCGTATATTTGATAGCAAAATTAAAAG CCCGAACGAGTGAAATAGTAGATATTGGTTCAATGCCAACCAACTGCAAAGATCTGGATCGAATGGGACATCAATTGAGCGGATTCTTTTTGGTGAAGGGATCGGAAAAGATGGAAATTGTGTACTGTGATTTTTATCCAAATGAAAATG ATTTGCAGAAATTGATCGGATACGCCGATGTCAAATCGGCGCCAATCTATTTCTAcgtccaaaaaaatgtttcatttgacACATACGGAACTCCAATTCCGTTTGATTTTGCTCGAGTGAACCAAGGAAATGCCATGAATTTGACATCAGGGACATTTACGGCACCACtaccgggaatttatttcttctcattCGGGGGAATGGCACAATTTTCATCTTCTAATTCTTCTGCTTACTTAGAAGTTGCTCTGCATTTAAATGGGGAGAAAATCGGATTTGCTTTGGTTGAAGAGGAAAATGTCGTCAGTCATCAATATAGTCAGTTAACCCTTCAATCGACCCTGAACTTAAAAAAAGACGATCGAGTCTGGGTGGAGATTACTTCCATAAGGAACTCATTTCTGTTGAACAACCAAAAACATTACACCTATATCACctgtttcatgttggaggaagAAATTGTCGGATCCCTTTGA
- the LOC124342588 gene encoding uncharacterized protein LOC124342588 isoform X1, whose product MKMAMFPIRWILIFLAFAVRCNCQSENLGASSWAKLQISPDTLSSMEYGNFLIEIYEHANNHKITTTAGDKKYFYSPIALLDHKSAVSKFNKVTKQSEMRFRIEMWNDKVQSEVVKHLKEIVGQEILTNKVRVIPLEKVILTSKRPTVDYSLYPEWTNYDKSKTLWFSLLCYDQEVCDELAEEMQSDPTQFDHLKLLYSLSSQTSQTKQTTITIDSVTSGQMVTSLLQKFGDKKEVFLTANDEKKMLTETATNIRMDTFDDSEVGSPDTESHILNILKDLLITSRMTIKEPSEKMWDSVFWNEDNYRPDKTTKTLNEIINKLDMETQKKLADMFQKAEKQSEIIEKLASSNKDAEKSQEEQTRRVNQSKDANLNETSRSKATEEEQFSRNQIADGNSKTNEVDTEVSGQGYGFSGSAKVGVENSNSQNTERQSEMSENAKKSLNRYARNLENKERMQHKYDSNSWADVDRISSAISEKLANNSDSSRRDEILKEDVEKLLQESRGHVQWDGDKFVPKPMQLSRINLGKFRDSQSFQDRNVRVRYTNAELSAPIKFVEHAELTVTDEWNHLKDELKDMRELLNTTLMNLAKTNTELSVVRSVVNNQLEAITGTKQELLKSKSELEKTREDFNMTIYDVSLKLNATEKELNEMKISVENLSMEFKENSQWFSDQKGTESNLREELKATSGQLETITTDLATTRTDLSSTNSAVVYLIAKLKARTSEIVDIGSMPTNCKDLDRMGHQLSGFFLVKGSEKMEIVYCDFYPNENDLQKLIGYADVKSAPIYFYVQKNVSFDTYGTPIPFDFARVNQGNAMNLTSGTFTAPLPGIYFFSFGGMAQFSSSNSSAYLEVALHLNGEKIGFALVEEENVVSHQYSQLTLQSTLNLKKDDRVWVEITSIRNSFLLNNQKHYTYITCFMLEEEIVGSL is encoded by the exons atgaaaatggCCATGTTTCCGATTAGGTGGATCCTCAtctttttggcttttgccGTTCGCTGTAATTGCCAATCAGAAAACTTGGGTGCTTCTTCTTGGGCGAAACTGCAAATCTCACCGGATACGTTAAGTTCCATGGAATATGGCAATTTCCTCATTGAAATTTACGAACATGCTAATAATCACAAGATAACGACAACTGCCGGcgacaaaaaatatttctactctCCCATTGCGCTACTGGACCACAAAAGTGCCGTTAGTAAATTCAACAAGGTGACGAAGCAATCAGAAATGAGATTCCGCATTGAAATGTGGAACGACAAAGTTCAAAGTGAAGTTGTGAAACATTTGAAGGAAATCGTCGGCCAAGAAATTTTAACCAATAAAGTGAGAGTCATTCCCTTGGAGAAGGTCATTCTCACCAGCAAAAGACCTACAGTGGATTATTCGCTTTATCCTGAGTGGACGAATTATGACAAGAGCAAGACCCTGTGGTTTTCTTTGTTGTGTTACGACCAAGAAGTCTGCGACGAACTGGCCGAAGAAATGCAATCCGATCCAACCCAATTCGACCATTTAAAACTCCTCTACAGTTTGTCGTCGCAGACGTCACAAACCAAACAGACGACCATCACCATCGACAGCGTCACTTCCGGTCAAATGGTCACTAGTCTTTTACAGAAATTTggagacaaaaaagaagtttttctTACGGCCAATGACGAGAAGAAAATGCTGACGGAAACGGCCACCAACATCCGAATGGACACATTCGACGACTCCGAGGTCGGATCTCCGGACACGGAGTCTcatattttgaatattttaaaggATTTGCTGATCACTTCCAGGATGACCATCAAAGAACCAAGTGAAAAGATGTGGGACTCTGTTTTCTGGAATGAGGACAATTACCGACCGGACAAAACGACGAAAACTTTGAATGAAATTATTAACAAACTGGACATGGAAACTCAAAAGAAACTAGCAGATATGTTTCAAAAAGCGGAGAAGCAATCGGAAATAATCGAAAAATTGGCTTCGAGTAATAAAGACGCGGAGAAAAGTCAAGAGGAACAAACTCGTCGCGTAAATCAATCGAAAGATGCGAATCTAAATGAAACGAGTAGATCAAAAGCAACAGAAGAAGAGCAATTTAGCCGCAATCAAATTGCAGATGGCAATTCTAAAACCAACGAAGTTGACACGGAAGTCAGTGGGCAAGGGTACGGATTTAGTGGTAGCGCCAAAGTCGGAGTAGAAAATAGTAACTCGCAGAATACCGAACGACAGAGCGAGATGAGTGAAAATGCAAAGAAAAGTTTGAATAGATACGCCAGAAATTtagagaataaagaaagaatgCAACACAAATACGACTCAAACAGTTGGGCTGACGTGGACAGAATCAGTTCGGCGATTTCAGAAAAATTAGCTAACAATTCCGATAGTTCCCGGCGGgatgaaattttgaaagaagacGTGGAAAAGCTATTACAAGAAAGCAGAGGTCACGTCCAATGGGACGGAGATAAATTTGTACCGAAACCTATGCAACTAAGCAGAATCAATTTGGGCAAATTTCGTGACTCTCAATCGTTTCAGGATCGCAATGTTCGTGTCCGTTACACGAACGCAGAACTGTCGGCGCCTATTAAATTTGTGGAACACGCAGAATTGACCGTCACTGATGAATGGAACCATTTAAAGGACGAACTGAAAG ACATGAGAGAACTCTTAAACACAACTCTGATGAACTTGGCGAAAACAAATACGGAACTGAGTGTTGTGAGAAGTGTTGTAAATAATCAATTAGAAg cgaTTACAGGTACTAAACAGGAGTTGTTGAAATCGAAATCTGAATTAGAAAAAACGAGGGAAGATTTCAACATGACCATCTATGATgtatcattaaaattaaatg cgactgaaaaagaattgaatgaaatgaagATCAGCGTCGAAAACTTGTCTATGGAATTTAAAG AAAATTCGCAATGGTTTAGCGATCAAAAAGGCACCGAATCCAATCTGAGAGAAGAACTGAAAG CAACTTCAGGTCAACTGGAAACTATAACAACTGATTTGGCCACAACGAGAACGGATTTGAGCAGCACGAATTCCGCCGTCGTATATTTGATAGCAAAATTAAAAG CCCGAACGAGTGAAATAGTAGATATTGGTTCAATGCCAACCAACTGCAAAGATCTGGATCGAATGGGACATCAATTGAGCGGATTCTTTTTGGTGAAGGGATCGGAAAAGATGGAAATTGTGTACTGTGATTTTTATCCAAATGAAAATG ATTTGCAGAAATTGATCGGATACGCCGATGTCAAATCGGCGCCAATCTATTTCTAcgtccaaaaaaatgtttcatttgacACATACGGAACTCCAATTCCGTTTGATTTTGCTCGAGTGAACCAAGGAAATGCCATGAATTTGACATCAGGGACATTTACGGCACCACtaccgggaatttatttcttctcattCGGGGGAATGGCACAATTTTCATCTTCTAATTCTTCTGCTTACTTAGAAGTTGCTCTGCATTTAAATGGGGAGAAAATCGGATTTGCTTTGGTTGAAGAGGAAAATGTCGTCAGTCATCAATATAGTCAGTTAACCCTTCAATCGACCCTGAACTTAAAAAAAGACGATCGAGTCTGGGTGGAGATTACTTCCATAAGGAACTCATTTCTGTTGAACAACCAAAAACATTACACCTATATCACctgtttcatgttggaggaagAAATTGTCGGATCCCTTTGA